The sequence GCCAGGCTCGAGCAGTGTGCTCTTCATTTGCTGTTTCATTCAGAGAAGAGGTAAGCATCTGATCCACATGACCAACAAAAACTCTACTGATCCCTATCTTGAACATAAGCTTCtcaatgaaagaaacaaatttctGAGTCCCAGATGCCTGCACTTGCCATACAATTTCAAGGTCATCATATCAAGTGAAACACAATCCCAATGCTGAGAGAGTAACTAATTTATAgacaagtaaaagaaaattatattgcATGCAAATTCTGTACAGGTACTATAGGATTAACTGCATGATGTATGCATGCAGTAACTCTTTTATTTGGAATGAAAACTACATGTATAATATACCCTCTTATTAGAAGGTTTTGCCATCCAGCCTCCCCATAAACCAACTAAACATACAAGTCATAAGTTTGAACAAAAAAGGTTCAGCGAAACAAAAGGGTTTGAGAAATAAGATAGAAGTAGTAATTACAAGCTgaaggataaaaaaaattgaaaatgatatCTTATTAAACGTGAACTAGATAAACAAGAACTTTTAACAAAACCAGCATTTGAGATGAGCCACTATGTTTCAAATACCAAGAATGAAGCAAAAGATCACCATAAGGAACTCCAAGAAAGAACCCACCAACGACACAAAATGACATTGACGACAGAAAGAGATAAGAAACTAGAATAAACCCAGTGGTATCCTGTCTTATCCGCATTTCAACGAGTTGAACATTGTCTCCTACTTCTACGTTGAACAAAAATGAGAAGTcaacataattttttcaataaataaaaaagaacataaaaagcAAGTTGGTAGCACATTCCAATCCCACCAAGCGAACAAGCAAATGATCAAAATGCCACTCACATGGATATCAATGTAGACATCGACAGCATTTAAAGAAGCTGCCTGCACAGGTGCACCAAAGTCTGGAGTAATCCATGATGGCCAAGTATCATCCTTCCTGAAGAGCTGGTTTAATAGATTTTGTTCCTCGTCTTGGTTATGGCAGAGACATGCAAGAACTTCAAGCATCCATTCACAGCACAAAGAAGTGattctattttcattaaggTTTCCTTCCTTGAAAATGATAGACCTAATAAACTGAACTAAGACACTCCCCAATCTCTTCAAAATGCTGATGCTGAGGCCTTTCCAAAATTCATCACTTATCTTATTGTAAAAACCATGCAAAGATTCATTAAACTCTGACCAGCCCTTATCTTTCTTCTTTGAGTCATCATCAAGTGCATCATCCATTGTTGCTTCAATGCTTTGTTCCCAGTTAATGATAAACACTGAAGCCAAAATACCTGATACTAGCTCAACTTCCTCACTAAGTGTTTTTAAGCAATACAAACTACCCACAAGTATATCTAATGCAAACTGAGCTATCTTAATCACATCCATAGAGTTTTTATCATCCACCCCAAAATTATTAGCTCCGGGAGTTAAAAGAATGCCAAAATCCCTAATTGAACTGAAAGGGGACTCGCAAATCAAAGCAAGCAACCTTTTGGAAACCTCTTTATATACCAAGATTAATGAATTTCTGGATACAAAGGAGATTTGATTGCCTCCTACTGAGCCACCAAGAACAGCACTGCATATGATACATGTATGAGAAGACAGTATTAAaaagcagaaaaaaaaaaaaggacttCTAGTTACTGGAATGAAGAACCAAATGTAAGTTTATTCACATCTGGAACCATCAGGCACCCTATGATAATGTTTTATCAGGTCAAACATTCAGAAGGTCAACAGCTTTTAGAGTAATCTAAGAACTAAACACATTCTGCATATAAGCTATGACATCAAACCCAACAAATGAAGATTACTTTAACAAAAGAACTAGACTTTGCCAgcatataaaattttcttatgaTTCTTATAGCATCCATTGAATTAGTACAGTagataaacaaaaaatgaGAAGTGCGCTAGCTAAGGGCATACCAAAGAAGTTCAAGTGACACCTGATACATTACAAGCTACTACAAATAATAAGTTCAATACAACAAATAACTACACCTATATCACATATATGCATGTGAGTACCACAAATCAGAGATGTTATCTCTCAAAAGAGAGTGAACATGATATCAACTTCACAACAAAAACATGACCAGTAATTCATCATAGTACATATCCAAAATGCAGTCTATATCATTTACTTCCGTGGAATGCAAGATCTCCGAcaatatattcaattttgtGGAATAAAAACATCAACAGATAGATCCTCCATTTACATACCACACAAACTGAGCAGCTGAAGCTCTATAGGTAAAACAGGAACGGGCTACAGCAACTACAGCTGATTCAAGAAGCTCATGATGCCAGTCGCCTAGGTTCAACCAGTGCGGATGATGCGAATCGTCTCTCACTTTTCTCTTTGCAATTTCAACTCTTGCTTTCTCTAATAACATTGCCAACAGAGGTAAGTAGTTTGATTCTAGGGACACAGGCTCAGTTCTAGTACCACCTTGACTAATTGCATAAGAAATAACTGCACTCCACTGTTCAGGAAAAGATTCATCATTCAGTAATGCAAGCAAAAGATCAAGTCGAGCACTACTAGAGGAATTACATCCAGCCAAACACCACAGGATAAATGTTTCTCTGAAGACTTGCATAAAATACTCTGGCTCTAATTCTTTGTCCCTATCATCATAAAGGGAAGAGGAGCACTGGCTTCCTTCATTGCCCAAAAAAAGTTCCCGGACTATCTTGCGCGGTCCAAATAAAGAAACTGCAACTGACAGAAGTCTCAAACCATCTGTTGTGTCCTGAGATCAAGAGAATTCAAGATCAAACTATGAACGCATGTTGAAATATTAGATAAGTGAACTTGAAGAATGAAATGTGCATAGCACCATATACACATGACTAGCAAGACTTTTTTGATACCATGAAATACCTGATTCATTAAATTGTCAGGTATGGCTAAATGGATCATTTTACACCacatactaattattttactatgaAGTCCGACATGCAACAGGCCAAGTtcaaaaggagaaagaagaaaacttaATGTGTGGCTTCATAAGCAGACATTTCACTCAAGTAAACACATGAATGATAGTAACAAGAATCAGAAACCCTTTTCGTATTTTGATCATAACAAAAAAGGAATTTGAGAAGCTAGACACTCAGAAAGAGAAGTTCTTAATCAACAAAAGGTCCAGTCTGAGGTTAACCAGCAAACTGCAGATTCTTTCTTGGAAGCACTCATCTTTCAAGAGTCCATTACTTAAAAGGGAAGAGAGTTTGTAAAGCATGAACAATGCCATGCCACAAATTTGAATTTCGACATATTTCCCAGGTTGGGCATACAAGATAAGAAAAATCTGAAGCTAACAAACAAAATCTAAGCAAAGTTCAGCATACATTCTGCAAGAATAGGGGCAAACAAAAATACAGAAACAGTAAATGCAAGATCTCATAAGAAATCAGTAAATGACACTACTTGTCAAAAGATTAAAGAGAATTAGCAACTTACAATAGATCTTATCAATGGGAAAGACTTCGCCAACAATGGTCCCACTAAGCAAACCAAGGGCCAAGTTTCACCTTTCTGCACTGAATGTTGTCCCAGTAATGAGAAAAATTTAATGACTTGTTCCACAGTTTCAGTATTTCttcctatgttctcattttgcaGAAATATCTCAAAGCAATTCTCTTGAATTGCCACACAAAAAGGAGAGAGTAGATCATGCTCCATCAAATAAATGCCGGAAAGAATTTCTACAATACATTTTCCCAATTCTTGACAATAACTCATAGGATATTTGATATTTCGCGACTCCACTATCTTCTGGAGGGAAATTGCACCAGCATGCTTAGGAGGATCTTCAGATGTTCCTATGGGTGCTTCATTCTGATTATTTGAGCCAGCAAAAAATAGGTATTCTTGCCACAGAAGCTTTATCAGGATATTGCTAACAATAGTAACTCTAAATTGATGTACAGAATCAGGATTTTCACAGTATCTAGcatgaaacaaaaattaaattagaaaatcaaatgcagaagaaaaaagaatgaatcCAGGTGTACCACTGAACTCACAAAGAACTGGATGTAGCAGGAGATTAAATTATGTAAGATAACAAATGAGAAAAATCTCACCTTGAAGCATTCTGCAATCCCCAAAGGAAACATTCTTTAAATGCACTGAAAAATTTTAGAACATCAGCAATTGTTGAATGGGATGAGGTCCTTCCATCCCATAGATTATggaaaaaatcaagaaaaaactTCTCTCCCGCTATTAATTTGGGAGGCACAGTGCCCAAAAATAGAACCAGAGCTGGATAAGAGACCTGCTGAGATCCAAAGCATCCATTCCTAAGAAAATGCCAAAAGCGGTTTAACACAATTTTCTGTATATTTACCAAAGTCCAACTTTCAGGGAACCTTTTAGAAAATAGCAAAAATGCATCCCACATTGACGAGTGACAAGTAGGATCCTTTTCCTGAAAAGCACCAAGTATTGCAGCAGCAAGAACTTTCATATTTCCTTCATTAAAAGCATGAggaatatttttcataaaactCTTTAATGCTGAATATGTAGCTGACCGGATTACAGGGCTATGGGACTTCATAAAGTCCAAAAAATATTTGTGTgcagataataatttttcagcAAAAGAGATAGCAGTCGCTCTAGCCTTTGAAGCATATTTTAATTCGGCAGCTACATTTTCAAAACCAGGTCGTTCAGATTGCACACAAACCAAAACATCAAGAAGGGTGGCCAATGCCAATAACGATGAAGATATCACCTGgaaaacaaggaaaaaaattacaaattagaTAGCATTAAAAAATACCTTGTAAGAAAAACTATCTGAAGAACCCCCGTAAGCAGCAGCTTTAGaagtaattttctttagatTTAAGCATTACATTACAGCACAAACACAAGGATGTGATTTATCATATGAGTCTGCAGCAGTGTTTTGAATATATGAGCAATTTCCCTCTGCTGCATCTCAATATTTATCATGCAACAATTGCAAGCCCATAATGCAATAGGACATGCCAATATTAACCAGGGAGCAATTTCCCATAAAAAAGCTTCCATTGATTTATTCATAGACAACCACGTGCTCACCATTATGTTCCCAGGTTTATCATTTTTGTTATGTGATAAttcaacttaaaaatatagaaaaataagggAACATTAGGAGAGAACCTTCAATATCTCGAGTTTTAGGAACTCAAACCTTTCTCTGAAATTCTTCTTGGTCTTCCATCAAGAGTTTCTACTTAGTTATTATaccaaaaaaaattgaaaactagaaaacaaagaaattagACATAGGAACGCAACATCTGGTATAGCtgtaagaattttatttttttggaaaGGTACAAATAGTATCCTATATTGCTTTTGCAATTAAGGGTATAACTTTTTCTTGACAGTTTCGGGActgatttcatttttcttgctCTTTGATACCCTAACAACTAATACCATTAGATTCCcatgatataatattaatataacatGGATCTCCAATAATAAGATTATTCATTAAGTGATTTAGCATACAACTAAGCACAATGAACTCGTgatgaataaaattaacatgTATGGTAAATCACACAATGAAATGATTTTATTCTAGAGATTCCATGTTATATTAATGTTTCATCATAAGATAATAAAGACATTAGATAGTAGGATATTAAAGTGCAAGAAAGATGAAACCGAAGACTCCAAAATGTTAAGTAAAAAGCCAAATACCCTTGAGTGCAAAAGCGTCTAACTACAAGGTACATATTATACATTCACCTATTTATATAACAGAATAGAGAAAAATGATGGCAAAGATATAACCTAATTGATAACGAAATCTCCTCTTCTCTACCAAGGCCAGGACTTCAAATCTCCTCATTCCAAATATCCTAAGCAAAAATGatataaagaaaactaaaaagaacTAAAGCCAAAAGGAATTACTATCTTTATCCCTAACcgagatataaaaaaaaaaacagatgAACCATTATTTTTAAGGCATAATAAATGCCAGATTAACCAATTGATAGCAAATAGAATAGTAATTTTCAGATACAACTGATTTAGAAGAAACAGAGGcaacataattttttgaatcGACAACTGGATCATAATGAACTGCATTCACCACGTTATagcaaataaaatagtaattttttaaatataagtggtttaagagaaaacaaaggtaaaataattttatgaatgGACAATGAACATAAACCAAATCCAATAGAAAATGTGTGTATCTCTATCTATATATCAACCAAAGAGCTTTACTCTTTTATAAGATAGAGATAGAGAAGGCATATATTTACATCTTAATACTTGCAAATATCCTACCAATAActagtatttatattattgtaaaatTGTCATTGTTAGTTAGAAGTAGGGTTGGGTACAGGAGTTTGATTTTGACTGGTCTTTCTTTCTCGCAGACAACTAGCTATGCCTCTGAATCTAGTTATAGAAGTTCAAAATTTACACATCAGTCTTTCGTAATTTTTCATTGTTTTTTATCTATCACCCCATATTTTTATGCCCCCTCTGACTAAAACAAGAGCCACTAATAGCTTATTATACTCTTTAGATGTTAagcattaaataattaataaaacttaCTTCACCACAATCTAGCCGAATCCCACTACACAAGGCTTGCAGAAACAAACCCAAGCCCTTCAGCAATCTCAATCAGACATCATAACATGAAAGCACAGcttcacaaaaaaaaaaaaaacaaatattcCAATTCTTCTGCCACAGCCAGGCAAGACCAGATATGTATAGTCCACTGCTAACTCAAACATCAATCCTAAACAATTACTTTAACTCAAATCCCAATTGTTGAAAAATTCTACAATTAAGCTATGAACTAGTTGCCACTCAAACTGGTTGcaataaatcataaattttctCATTGAATCAAATAATCTTCTCTCTAGTACAGCAGCAACAAGTGAAATGATCTCAGAGAAATACCAAAagattttggaaaaatctttTGAGGCATTTCAAGCAATTGATACAAACTTATGCATAACAGGACCAGCAGGAGAAAGAAGCCAGGACTTGGAATAATATGCTCTGATTTGTACTGTTGTTTTACGTGAAATAGAATACAGTTGTTTGGATGTGTAAATTTCAATTGTCCAGTGATGCCtttataaaagtaagaaaTGGCCAAAAGATAtcgaaaaattaatttcaaaaatcttgAATCTTAATACAAATAATGACTTTTATAccataaaaattctttttttttttttaaagttctactatattttttctctatatttaAAGTACCATTGAAAGATAATTAGTATTGAGACTCATGAgacttaaaaaaagaaagaaaaatcaaataataatttaatttgattagaaaattCAACAGTTTCATTATATACTATCACCAATCATATGTAGAATACATGAGAGACTGAAAAATCAAACTGCTTTCTATAATAATGGAAAAACTCTCATCTACTAATTGGAAGAAATAGGGAAATTCACATCAACCGAACTGATCTGTTGACCATGGACCAGTCCAAAATTTTAATGCCTAGGCCCGGTCCTAACCAATACTCAGTATTTACATATACAGGGGCTGAGATCCAGTAACCCATATGAAAAACTTCACAAATTATCAACAATTTAAGTCGCATTATATATCCAAGTCATTAAACACCCAGATCCTGTATCTTATAAATGAAACCCTATTCTGTTTATCATTTCATAAATATGTGCATGGAGATTAAACATCCATTCTCTTCCACGGAATAATTTCGATTTCCATATACCTCCATTATTCTTGCATATACCATTCAATCTTTCGCAATCTTTAAGAACCTCAGCACATGCAAAGCCAACCAATCCCATTCAGAAAAGGATTACAAGCCAAACAATCTCCCAGTGCAGATTTTTTGCAATATGTACCCCCAATGGAATTGTAATAGGTGAAATGCTAAAAACtagtaataattaaagaaaataagttatttcCTTTCTAAATAGAtcttcttataaatattttattacagtATACATTATATTGAGCTTTCCTTGGTTGACCTGTATATATTTCAATGCTTAAGCCCTATGAAGCAAGGACTTGGACACGagaagataataattattataatgcaaattttatataaataacatTCATAAAAGTTAAACTACAAGTTTAAAACATTTTCAATCTCTTCAACTTCACCCATTTCATCTAAAAACACcaatatttgagaaaaaaataattacaagcTGTAGAAAAGATTTTGAGATGGAGAGAAAGTGAGGAATGGATTGAAGAGATAGAAAGGTAAAGggagaaatttcttttttgctaaAATAAGCATAAGAAGTATAGAGATTAAGTGTGGCTAGGGGGTTTTCTTAAAAGACTTGTGTAAATTTGCCCCAAAGTTCTGCAAAGTTTATTACTTCCCATGTCTCCAACATGTCCCTActtgcaaaagaaaaggaaagaacaTGTTTTCCGACATGTCCCATACATGTCCTCGGCACGTCCAACATGCATACGGCAACCCCTAGGAGTGTAGGTGCTTCATAGCTTAAACCTAAGTTTTTCATCATTGTTTTCAATTTCCATGCAAAAGAAATTTCACAGGGAATAGTAAAATTGTAccatgaaaaagaaagggtGTTTAGTTGATGCAAACAAGGAAACGCTTAAGAAAACAAAGTTCAAAGGATTCAGAGATTTAGAATTAGGGTGTAGTATTTTACAATTTCAATATTTAGGATTATTTCTGTAATTACCGAAATTGCTAGAACCTTAGTATAAGATTTCTTTAGGAGTCTTTagttttgctatttttttatgcACATCGTCATTATGCTTTTGGATTTGTGAATCTAATTATATTGTATACAAAATACTCCTAAACtaatcttataaatatttaaaacgCAAGTAAAATGGTTCAAactaaattagaatttaaagaaaaattgttaTTAAACGTAATTATAAATAGTGAATGACTAATTTCATTATTAGACAATAATTTCTTCtcctaaaagaatatattataaataaattttgttgccttatgtaaataaatgactttctaattaaacaataatttttatccaAAAGAATGACATATTTTAGTTACATATCTTAATTCTTCACTTGATTagtaaattactaaattaccTTGTCTTAATAACAATTAGTAAGAGCTTGTCAGTAAATTTACCTACTGCGCAGCGAACCCACACCCCCCCACCCCCCCCACCCCCCCCCTCTTCCCCCTTTTCCCCCGATCCAATGTAGGACAGGTTTAGGAAATCTGTTCTATGTTGATTTAGAAGTTTGGGTGATCTCCTTCGATGTTGTGTTGATGACCAGGTTCATAATTGGGATCAGATTCTTCCTATGGTTGAATTTGCTTGTAATAGTTCTATCAATCGCAGCAGTCCTTTTGAGATTGTTACAGCGATACTTCCTCAAAAACTTATTGATTTGGTTTCTTTGCCTATTGCACATCGTCCTAGTATCGAGGCTGAAGCCTTTTT is a genomic window of Ricinus communis isolate WT05 ecotype wild-type chromosome 2, ASM1957865v1, whole genome shotgun sequence containing:
- the LOC8259086 gene encoding E3 ubiquitin-protein ligase listerin isoform X3, which translates into the protein MGRQKGESGRTKSRPSSSSLAASLLPSGSAAAVGFGGYVGSSRLDTTEESTSFLDIDSEVALHLKRLARKDPTTKLKALQSLSLLFKKKSGKDLVLIVPQWAFEYKKLLLDYNREVRRATHETMNSLVVAVGRDLAPHLKSLMGPWWFSQFDPVSEVSLAAKCSLQAAFPAQEKRLDALILCTTEVFMYLEENLKLTPQSMSDKAIALDELEDMHQQVISSSLLALATLLDVLVCVQSERPGFENVAAELKYASKARATAISFAEKLLSAHKYFLDFMKSHSPVIRSATYSALKSFMKNIPHAFNEGNMKVLAAAILGAFQEKDPTCHSSMWDAFLLFSKRFPESWTLVNIQKIVLNRFWHFLRNGCFGSQQVSYPALVLFLGTVPPKLIAGEKFFLDFFHNLWDGRTSSHSTIADVLKFFSAFKECFLWGLQNASRYCENPDSVHQFRVTIVSNILIKLLWQEYLFFAGSNNQNEAPIGTSEDPPKHAGAISLQKIVESRNIKYPMSYCQELGKCIVEILSGIYLMEHDLLSPFCVAIQENCFEIFLQNENIGRNTETVEQVIKFFSLLGQHSVQKGETWPLVCLVGPLLAKSFPLIRSIDTTDGLRLLSVAVSLFGPRKIVRELFLGNEGSQCSSSLYDDRDKELEPEYFMQVFRETFILWCLAGCNSSSSARLDLLLALLNDESFPEQWSAVISYAISQGGTRTEPVSLESNYLPLLAMLLEKARVEIAKRKVRDDSHHPHWLNLGDWHHELLESAVVAVARSCFTYRASAAQFVCAVLGGSVGGNQISFVSRNSLILVYKEVSKRLLALICESPFSSIRDFGILLTPGANNFGVDDKNSMDVIKIAQFALDILVGSLYCLKTLSEEVELVSGILASVFIINWEQSIEATMDDALDDDSKKKDKGWSEFNESLHGFYNKISDEFWKGLSISILKRLGSVLVQFIRSIIFKEGNLNENRITSLCCEWMLEVLACLCHNQDEEQNLLNQLFRKDDTWPSWITPDFGAPVQAASLNAVDVYIDIHASGTQKFVSFIEKLMFKIGISRVFVGHVDQMLTSSLNETANEEHTARAWLAAEILCVWKWPGGSPTASFLPLLSASAKNWNYFVHESLFDSIFNILLDGALVHAEGQADFSFNSWPAVGDELNKIEEPFLRALLSLLITLFKDDIWRGDKAKRVFELLVNKLFIDEAINQNCLKILPPIVGVLMQPLCWRSVIPSEPSGDILHNSEENWMQDTVRDWLQRVLAFPPLVAWQAGEGMEEWFQLVIACYPLRAMGNTKSLKLERNISLEEKTLIFDLFRKQRQNPSLLVVGKQLPVVKMFLSKLMVISVGYCWKEFAEEDWDFFFLQLRSWIQSAVVILEEVTENVDDAITNSTTTDNLDVLRKLEQLVSISDLSPINVAVNALASFSLFSGIFSLQQADMNSLNPLIMERWELARDRILEGILRLFFCTGTAEAIASSYCHEAASIVVKSRLHSPYFWELVASIVVNTSTYARDRAVKSVEFWGLSKGPISSLYAILFSSLPVPPLQYAAYVILTTEPVSQLAVVVEDASFSLDGDNDISGNLDSSRFESSSERNVHLKEELSCMIEKLPCEVLEMDLMAHQRVIA